The Neospora caninum Liverpool complete genome, chromosome X genome includes a region encoding these proteins:
- a CDS encoding putative protein kinase codes for MGYPCSFEPFVSYEPWNAEEYTEQKVLAKAIHGTVLLAEHLPSKQLRAVKKIPNKNVYKRGYGQLENALVEIGASLYLSRHSIAPVDGIIKTYGAYRDETDTYLVAEYASGGELFNEVARVGHVQEEHARRIGLQLLLGVKSLHDNGVCHRDLSLENTLLHSDGSIRIIDFGQAEPLFDETGKEKSLINAAGKMYYRAPEMYSGSYRGSAVDIFAVGVMMFILVFGTPPWLQATALDDRYVFIQTFQNGFERLLVRWKRQHYASKELRELIRSMILADPLQRPTADVALAHSCFVNADPCRDTALQLSFLRNRMQQHRSGQMALHKRFGQISARNKADPSTLIRGGLIEPKEQQSSRDANVVGSTDTSGCESQSEPVVVTFSTNCPENGTKNSSCSPAVPKKAAVPQNSFLVVPQRTQPNAASTPAADLAVATAETSDQRSVSATPASQKLRALSQLASRLAGLRFRKPSQPHATGSRGPLKRHLSDIGRGDEPKNA; via the exons ATGGGCTACCCATGCAGCTTTGAGCCGTTCGTTTCGTACGAACCATGGAATGCAGAAGAATACACTGAGCAAAAAGTACTGG CCAAGGCGATTCATGGCACTGTCCTACTGGCCGAACACCTACCTTCAAAGCAGCTCCGGGCTGTCAAGAAAATTCCTAACAAAAACGTTTACAAACGAGGATATGGACAGCTTGAAAATGCACTG GTAGAAATTGGGGCCTCCCTCTACCTTTCCAGGCACTCAATAGCCCCCGTGGACGGGATCATCAAGACATACGGCGCCTATCGCGACGAGACAGACACGTATCTTGTTGCAG AATATGCTTCAGGAGGAGAGCTCTTCAACGAAGTGGCTCGGGTTGGGCACGTGCAGGAGGAGCACGCGCGGCGCATTGGCCTGCAGTTGCTCCTTGGAGTCAAATCGCTTCATGATAATGGAGTGTGTCACAGAGACTTGTCTCTGGAGAACACTTTGCTCCATTCGGATGGATCTATACGGATCATTGACTTCGGTCAAGCAG AACCTTTGTTCGACGAGACAGGCAAAGAAAAAAGCTTAATCAACGCTGCGGGTAAAATGTATTACCGCGCCCCTGAG ATGTACTCAGGCAGCTACCGTGGTTCAGCCGTAGACATATTCGCTGTGGGAGTCATGATGTTCATTCTTGTATTTGGAA CTCCTCCGTGGCTTCAAGCTACTGCCTTGGACGACAGATACGTCTTCATTCAGACTTTTCAAAACGGGTTCGAGCGCCTGCTTGTTCGGTGGAAGAGGCAGCACTACGCATCCAAGGAATTGCGGG AACTGATTCGGTCGATGATTCTCGCAGATCCCCTCCAGCGGCCGACGGCAGACGTAGCCTTAGCTCATTCATGTTTTGTCAATGCAGATCCTTGTCGGGATACTGCATTGCAGCTATCATTTTTGAGAAATCGCATGCAACAGCACCGTTCGGGTCAGATGGCTCTACACAAAAGATTCGGCCAGATTTCCGCAAGAAATAAAGCCGATCCGAGTACTCTGATTAGAGGTGGTCTTATCGAGCCGAAAGAGCAGCAATCAAGTCGGGATGCGAATGTCGTAGGCTCGACAGACACGTCGGGGTGTGAATCCCAATCGGAGCCTGTTGTAGTCACATTTTCCACTAACTGTCCAGAGAATGGCACGAAGAACTCTAGCTGTTCCCCTGCCGTTCCAAAGAAAGCTGCAGTCCCTCAAAATTCCTTTCTTGTTGTTCCTCAACGGACTCAGCCGAATGCAGCCTCGACACCAGCGGCGGATCTTGCTGTCGCGACTGCCGAGACATCCGACCAACGTAGTGTTTCTGCCACGCCCGCGTCGCAGAAGCTACGTGCTCTCTCTCAACTTGCGAGTAGACTAGCCGGACTCAGATTTCGCAAACCTAGTCAGCCCCATGCAACTGGAAGTAGAGGGCCGTTGAAACGTCATTTAAGTGACATCGGGAGAGGCGATGAACCCAAAAACGCTTAA